In Citrus sinensis cultivar Valencia sweet orange chromosome 3, DVS_A1.0, whole genome shotgun sequence, the sequence aagattaaaatatGTCACAaaaaacatacatataaaagttcaaaaaataagCTGAAAATACAAGACACATGCAAGTATTTGACCACAGTTAGATGAATTTTTACGTTGTTTCAGTGAAATTAATGAGAAGATTTTATGTGTTCTAGttaatttttactcttttagTCCTTTGTATGCCGACAAGAAGTTTATTTTAAGTAcctaagaattaattaaaaatatcttaaaaatagTTCATAAAAATACTGCACTAAACGCATAAAATTCGATGTCGAACTTAAACCTAGCAAAGCTGAATTAAAGAGCCGAAACCCACACTAATTGCCAGCAATGTTGCAATAAGTTTTGAGCCTTGGAAGCAAGAGATCAAAACTTcctattaaattgaattatgtGAGAGACTAATTACACAAATACAAGAGACatgtaaatataaaactgTCAGAAAACTTACTGCTCAGAGCTTGTTAGAAGTTGGAACCACCGCTGAAAAATGACGAATTTTCACTTTGATTACAAATTAAGTCTGTTTCAACGAAATCAATGAGAGGAATCTTTCCCTAGGCCCTCAACCTTCAAACCAATCCTGGTACAGTCCTTGCCTACTGAATCTAGAGTCTCAGAGCTTCTTGATCAAAATCACCAATGGAATGAAACAATGATCAATCAAAACTTTGCAAAGGAAGATGCTGAAATCATAAGGAATATCCCTTTACCGAGAACTCCTCAAGAAGATATGGTGATATGGCATTATGATAAGAAAGGTATATACTCAGTAAAGAGTGGATATCAACTAACTCTCAAAATTAAGTTCTCTGAATCTCCAGCCGGATCTACAGGAGCTCCACAGGGCTGGCAACATATTTGGAGGCTAAACTTAccagagaaaattaagatctTTGTGTGGAAAGCTGCAAAGAACCTGCTGCCAACGGCAGAAAATCTGTGGAGAAGGAAAGTGCCGAAGGAACCGACATGCCATTTATGCAAAGCGGGTTGTGAAGATGGTTTCCACGCCTTGATGGAATGCAGAGTGGCTCGGAGAATCTGGAAATGTACTCACTTGGAGAATGAGGTGAAGAGCGTCATTAGAGAAGACATGCTTAGTGTCATGATTGGGACTATGAATAATTGGGCTAAGTCTGAGGTAGATTACGTGGCCACGATTTGGTGGGTTGCTTGGCATGCTAGAAGCAAACTCCtttttcaaggaaaaaaagttAGATCCATTAGGGTCAGTGGCTAGGGGCAAAGCAGTTATGGAAGTGTATCAGGCTCAGCAGGCTAAAGAACGGGAGAGCCATGGAAATAAAGTAGAGGGAAAGATGCAGATATGGACTCCACCACCAAACAACAAAGTGAATGTCAATGTTGATGCAGCAGTCGAAGAAGATAGGAAGAGTGCAGGCTTGGGCGTGGTCATCAGAAATCATCGAGGGCAAGTGTTAGCAGCAGCAGTAAAAAGCATGAATTTCCAGGGGAACGTAGCTATAGCATAAGCTCATGCTGTCAAGTGGGGTATGGAGGTAGCCAAGGATCTTAGTCTGTCAAATGTGATTATAGAGACCGACTGCAAAAATGTAGCTGACTTAGCAAATAAGAAAGTTAGCAACAGGACAGAGATTTGGTGGACTATGTCAGACATCCACAAGAGCACACAAGATTTCCAACTGATATCTTTCCAACATGTTCCAAGAAAGTGTAATAGTTTTGCTCATTTTTTAGCTAAAAGAGCTTTGTGTAGCTCAGAATCTGTTATCTGGAGAAACAATTTACCAGCTGATGTTTTTTTATATGGCTGAAAGTTTAGTTTAATGAAAGgtttactttcttttcaaaaaaaaaaaaaaagaggaatcTTTCATGtgttctaattaattaataatttcatcctCTTATGCTTGCCAACTGCAAGTCTAGTCAAACatgtctttaataattattagtactTTATTAAAGATCTTTTAAACATAGTTGCTTTTTCTCGAATGAAGTCTTAAACATAGTTGCTTTTTCTCGAATGAAGACAATCTTGATGAGACTTCAATGAGTTGACCTACATGCAGCCCTGTATCTCATACAGTGCATGCATGCAACTGGTACAACCGATTTTTACGGATAATATactgaaaattatatttttatttgtttttaatgtaaaaaaattatgaaaaaattagaaaaaaggttaaaattgtaattaaatgaggaaaaagattgtaataatttaaaatttaaaaatattacaaaaaatatataaaaaatattaacatatCACAAAATGATTACATTCCTacttattttgttacattccaatatttataatgcatatttcaagtttatttttcaaatttctatttttcatggttatttatctaaattttggtACGTTGTTTCAACTCGCTTTCCCACTAATTTTTGGTTTCATATATCCACTTTTTTCATTAACTTCCAATTTTTTAGGTgtatatttcaagtttatttttatatctctgtaatgtattaaattttatttattttttgataaattgttccgatttatttttctaccactttttggttctatattcctactatttttattgaattttaatattttgggtAAATATATCAAGTTTAGTTTTTAGATCCTTACTTctcatttgaatttattaaactctTGGTAAATCATTTCaacttttgggttaattttttCAACTCTTGTTCGTACCATTTTTTAGttctatattcctactctttttattgaattccaaaattttgtttggatatttcaagttcaatttCTAAATCCCTACTTTTCgttggaatttatcaaatttttagtaagttgtttcaactcatttttccatcagTTATTAGTtctatatttcaatttttttcattaaatttctaGTTTTCAGgttgatatttcaagtttattttttaatctcaatatTCTATTAGACTTTATCTAATTATTACTAAGTTGTTccaacttatttttccacTACTTTTGGTTCAATATtcctactatttttattgaattccaatattttgggtaaatgtatcaaatttactttttagatcCCTACTTCGcgtttaaatttatcaaattattattaagctatttcaattttttggttAACTTCTTCCACTCTTATTTTcaccactttttggttctatattcCAACTATTTTCATTGAATTCTAACATTTTGCTTGGATATTTCAGGTTCATTTTCTAGATCTCGACTACTTGTTAAACTTTATCAGATTTTTGTTAActtcttcaaacttttagGTTATGCTCTTCAACTCTTGTTTccactattttttttgttctatatttctactctttttacttaattccaatatttttgtgaatgtttcgagtttattttttgatccTTACTTCTTGTTGGATTTATcagattttttataattctttcCGAGTTTTAGGTTAAgctcttcaactcttttttccacaactttttggttttatattcctactcttttcattgaattccaatattttatatagatgtttcaagttcattttttaaatcctATTTATTATTGAAGTTTATCAAGTTATTGGTAAGTACTTACAACTTTGGGTACAGAAGCAATTtataaacagaaaaaaaagttgCATTTTTTGGTTAATAGCGTCCAGACTCCAGAGAATCTTCAATGGAGAAGAAAATATATCGCattgggataaaaaaaaatgtaatatttccAAATGATAACCGACCAGAACTGATCAAACATGTTCATTATATCATCCAAAAATGAGATAGGATTGaaaaatggggaaaaaaagagagaaaaaaaaaacaaaacaatgaagTGAAGAATATGCTTAGTGGATTTCaaatgcaatttaattaaatccaTTGTTTTGACATAGAGGCAAGGGGAACGCGTAAAAATCCCAACGTTCATCAGGAACTATATGTAGTCCTAAGCACACAAATATATTTCCTCTCCTAATGATTCCAATTAttctaataaattgaattttatacaAAGTGCGTGGTGGGACTGGGATCATGGAATGGGTTTTTTAAGCAAGGCTTcactcaatttaattttgttggctttatATATGGGGAATTGGCTTCATTATCTTCCTTCTTTGACGTGAATAGTGTTACACTATTTCTAAAGTCAAAAAAGTATTTctaaagttcaaaattttttcactcctttcatatatatatatttatttaatactgggatcaaatcttttgtttgtttcattcATCAAAGTCATTTTGGAAAATAGTAGGGatgatttgatattttaattgtatttacaTCTCTTTGGCGCCAAAACAAACATGTTGGTACacaattctttattttcagtatacaagttatttttttttggggtaacTTGATCATTTTGTAATGCAACAAACGGTTAAAGAAATGGAATACCAACATTAGAGGAGGCATATGAGAATACACGAATATAATATATCGAACTGAGAATACACCAAACCTCAAAATAGGTTTCTGATAATTATCCCAAAATTAACTTGGAAAAGCAATAAAAGGTTGCAAGTGATGAAgatataattaacaaaagcAGCTACCAACTTCGAAATTTCGAAATCAATCACTAGGCAGTAGGCAGAATATATTATGCTTGGAAGTGGGAATCTTCCTGAAACTTAAGTAATTTACAATCCAAACAAAACATGTAGAAACTAGTAATATGGTAGCGGAGTCCACTATCTTGTCATTTGAGCTGTCCCGAGTAATAATCAATTTCGTCTCATTTTCCAAGCACTGCGGATAAGAATTCCACTGAAGATGCAGCTTTACTGACTGTTTGATCCCAAGTGAAGGGACACGGCTATGATGAGTCCCTGTATCATAGAGGGGGTCAATTTATTGACCCCTTTATTGTTGGCAGCCAAATAACTTTTATAACTCGCAGCAATCAGTTTTTCAGCCGGTTGCTATcattaatatgtatttttttatttcaataaattaaaataaaaaatatttaaaacgaataatattttaataataataagtagaAAAGgataattaaagtaaaaatggaaaaaatattttttattgtaactattttaaaaaataaaataaaatatgtgttaacaaaaagacaaaaattttatttattttctataaaatgtATCTCATGTTTAACATTTtaagtttcatattttatgttttatgtttcatgtactgatttttcaaatatcccaatatttttcttttttacccccgtttcatgtttacgttcaaatttcatgtttgatattctatatttcatattttatgttttatgtttactGTTACGGAGgtacatatattttatgtttgttgttgcatattttaagtgatttgtttcatgttggttgtgcaatgtttcatgtactgatttttcaaataccccgaaattttttttttttgcccccgtttcatgtttacgttcaagtttcatgtttgatgttctatgtttcatgttttatgtttcatgttcactgttaGAGAgctactcatattttatgttcgttgttgcatattttaagtgatcTGTTGCATGTTAgttgtgcaatgtttcatgtactgattttttaaatacccaaaatttttcttttttgcccccgtttcatgtttacgttctatgtttcatgtttgatgttctatgtttcatgtttgatgttctatgtttcatgttcactgttaGAGaggtactcatattttatgttcgctgttgcatattttaagtatgatgtttcatgtttgttgtttatgtttcatgtaataatttttcaaataccccaaattttttcttttttgcccccGTTTCTTGTTTACGTTCCACATTTCATGTTTGCCGTTCTACGTTTTATGTTTGACATTGTGTGTTCACTGTTACCGaggtactcatattttatgttcgttgttgcatattttaagtaagatgtttcatgtttgttgtttaatgtttcatgtaataatttttcaaattccccaaattttttcttttttgcccccgtttcatgtttacgttccacgtttcatgtttacgttccacgtttcatgtttgttgttctacgtttcatgtttgctattctacgtttcatgtttgacgttgtatgttcactgttaccgtggtactcatattttatcttcattgttgcatattttaagtaagatgtttcatgtttgttgtttaatgtttcatgtaataatttttcaaataccccaaattttttcttttttgcccgcgtttcatgtttacgttccacgtttcatgtttgatgttctacatttcatgtttgacattgtatgttcactgttaccaatgtactcatattttatgttcgttgtTGTCTATTTTAAGTaagatgtttcatgtttgttgtttaatgtttgttggaatgatgaatgttgcatcttgatttatattttactacatggcttgatatgtttgttattataTGAATCTATGCTTCATGAATTAGATAGCTTGATAtgcttgtaattttataattttatatttcatgcattaaatggcttattgaaaggttttaaatctcaaaatgatttaaaattaatcaattttaaaaggtcaaaaataaaatggtgtgtAATACAAGTATAAGAGCTTGCCCAATTAGAGACAAAAAGATTTCCAAGTCTAAACCGGTATACCACTTCTTCTCATTCGGAAAACCgtttttcttattgatttctcTCGGGACAAATTTCAGATAACTGAATTGTCCAAATCGGTGAGCCGCATTTTCTTTGGTTGCTCTCAGGTCAATATTCGGATAACCGGATTATCAATCCGGAAAACCGGATTCGCGTATGGCCTTCACTGGATTTAACCGAATAGCCGGTTCTGTAAATTCGGAAATCCAGATTCGAGCTGCACTTTGCCAGCATTCTGGATTCATTCGGCCAATCGGTTAAGGAAACCGGTAAGCCGGTTTTAACGTGTTATCTTCTGGATCCAACCGGCAAGCCTGTTTGTGATATTTGGAAAACTGGATTCGAGTGAAGGACTTGCTGGAACATAACCGAATTTCCGATTCCAGTAAAACCGACAAGCCGTTTACGGCTTGTAAGCTTCTGGTCACAACCGGCTAGCCGGTTAGTGAAATCCGACAAACCGGTTACGGGACCTATTTCTActattcatcttcttcctctcATTCGGCATTCCGAATCTCCCCCTCTCTCTAAAAACCGTTTACTCCTCACTCAATCTCACTccaaaatccatcattttcttccttttttgcATCA encodes:
- the LOC127900721 gene encoding uncharacterized protein LOC127900721 translates to MINQNFAKEDAEIIRNIPLPRTPQEDMVIWHYDKKGIYSVKSGYQLTLKIKFSESPAGSTGAPQGWQHIWRLNLPEKIKIFVWKAAKNLLPTAENLWRRKVPKEPTCHLCKAGCEDGFHALMECRVARRIWKCTHLENEVKSVIREDMLSVMIGTMNNWAKSEEKKLDPLGSVARGKAVMEVYQAQQAKERESHGNKVEGKMQIWTPPPNNKVNVNVDAAVEEDRKSAGLGVVIRNHRGQVLAAAVKSMNFQGNVAIA